In Citrus sinensis cultivar Valencia sweet orange chromosome 4, DVS_A1.0, whole genome shotgun sequence, one DNA window encodes the following:
- the LOC102630469 gene encoding protein BOLA4, chloroplastic/mitochondrial: MATKTLISRPYIFSSSSRSLSCFFIHPKRSFVSQTRTFLNGSQAQTSSSLLSSCNSGNRTKLPIQSDGQSRFGRVGHRRFSTGATHVNDAGSIDPSRMASMENKIKEHLNAESVTVKDAYGDGRHVSIDVIASAFEGQSAVNRQRMVYKAIWEELQSTVHAVDSMTTKTPAEADVKK, translated from the exons ATGGCCACCAAGACTCTGATATCGCGTCCGTACATTTTCTCGTCGTCATCGAGAAGCCTTTCTTGTTTCTTTATCCATCCGAAGAGATCCTTCGTTTCTCAAACCAGGACCTTTCTTAATGGAAGCCAAGCACAAACAAGCTCGTCGTTGTTGTCGTCTTGTAATAGCGGCAACAGAACCAAGCTACCAATCCAAAGTGACGGCCAATCGCGGTTTGGACGCGTGGGTCATCGTAGATTCTCCACTGGAGCCACCCATGTCAACGACGCTGGCTCTATTGACCCGTCTCGCATGGCATCCATGGAGAATAAG ATCAAGGAGCATCTCAATGCAGAGTCAGTAACAGTTAAAGATGCTTATGGGGATGGTCGCCATGTTAG TATTGATGTGATCGCTTCAGCCTTTGAGGGACAATCCGCAGTGAATAGGCAAAGGATGGTGTACAAAGCCATATGGGAGGAGCTTCAAAGTACAGTGCATGCGGTCGACTCGATGACCACCAAGACTCCTGCTGAAGCAGATGTCAAAAAGTGA
- the LOC102630782 gene encoding benzyl alcohol O-benzoyltransferase: MATSLTFKVLRRAPELIAPAKPTPRELKPLSDIDDQEGLRFHIPVIQFYKYNPFVNGKDPVKVIREAIAQTLVSYYPFAGRLREGPNRKLMVDCTGEGVLFIEADADVTLEQFGDALQPPFPGLEELLFDVPGSAGVLNCPLLLIQVTRLKCGGFIFALRLNHTMGDAAGLVQFMSAVGELARGLRAPTVPPVWERHVLNARDPPRVTCTHHEYDEVADTKNTIIPLDDMSHRSFFFGPQEVSAIRRILPQHLRRCSAFEILTACLFRCRTIALQPDPNEEMRIICIVNARSKINPPLPAGYYGNGFAFPVAITTAEKLSKNPLGFALELVRKAKNDVNDEYMRSLADLMVIKGRPHFAVVRSYLVSDVTRAGFGDVDFGWGKPVYGGPAKGGVGAIPGVASFYIPFRNKKGEEGIVVPVCLPAPAMARFVEELEKTLKGENEMVAAESNTNFITSAL, translated from the exons ATGGCCACCTCCCTCACCTTCAAAGTCCTCAGGCGCGCCCCCGAGCTCATTGCTCCGGCCAAGCCGACGCCCCGGGAACTCAAACCCTTGTCGGATATCGACGACCAAGAGGGCCTCCGGTTCCACATCCCGGTGATACAGTTCTACAAATATAACCCTTTTGTGAATGGCAAAGACCCCGTTAAGGTGATCAGAGAGGCCATTGCGCAAACGCTTGTTTCCTACTACCCGTTTGCCGGTAGGCTCCGCGAAGGGCCCAACCGGAAACTTATGGTGGATTGTACCGGTGAAGGCGTGCTGTTTATTGAAGCCGATGCTGATGTTACGCTCGAGCAGTTTGGTGATGCTCTTCAGCCTCCGTTTCCTGGCCTCGAAGAGCTTCTTTTTGATGTTCCGGGCTCTGCTGGAGTGCTTAACTGCCCATTGTTACTCATTCag GTGACGCGCCTGAAATGCGGTGGTTTTATTTTCGCCCTCCGGCTCAACCACACAATGGGCGACGCAGCCGGTCTGGTCCAATTCATGTCTGCAGTGGGCGAACTCGCACGCGGCTTACGGGCCCCCACAGTTCCTCCAGTGTGGGAGAGACACGTCCTCAACGCGCGAGACCCGCCTCGGGTGACATGCACGCACCACGAGTACGACGAAGTTGCCGACACCAAAAACACAATCATCCCGCTGGACGACATGTCGCACCGCTCGTTCTTCTTCGGCCCGCAGGAGGTATCCGCCATCCGCCGCATCCTCCCACAACACCTCCGCCGCTGCTCCGCCTTCGAAATCCTGACGGCCTGCCTCTTCCGCTGCCGCACAATCGCCCTCCAACCGGACCCCAACGAGGAAATGCGCATCATATGCATCGTCAACGCCCGTTCCAAGATCAACCCGCCGTTGCCGGCCGGATACTACGGCAACGGGTTCGCTTTCCCGGTGGCGATAACGACGGCGGAGAAATTGAGCAAGAACCCGTTAGGGTTTGCGTTGGAGCTAGTGAGAAAAGCCAAGAACGATGTGAACGACGAGTATATGAGGTCGCTGGCGGACTTGATGGTGATAAAGGGCAGGCCCCACTTCGCGGTGGTGCGTTCTTATCTTGTTTCAGATGTGACGCGGGCGGGGTTCGGGGATGTGGACTTCGGGTGGGGGAAGCCGGTATACGGAGGGCCGGCGAAAGGGGGAGTCGGGGCGATTCCAGGGGTGGCGAGTTTTTATATTCCGTTTAGGAACAAGAAAGGAGAGGAGGGAATTGTTGTGCCGGTTTGCCTGCCAGCTCCGGCGATGGCGAGGTTTGTAGAGGAGCTGGAGAAGACTTTAAAGGGGGAAAATGAGATGGTTGCCGCCGAGAGtaatactaattttattacttctGCTCTGTAG